A region from the Hylaeus volcanicus isolate JK05 chromosome 6, UHH_iyHylVolc1.0_haploid, whole genome shotgun sequence genome encodes:
- the LOC128878322 gene encoding activated Cdc42 kinase Ack: MAEDEGTDWLQELLHDVQLSQFFTRIRDDLQVTRLHHFDYVQPEDLEKIGLGKPGIRRLLDAVKKKRNTQWKKSLITKIRPGGSTKTNKRSSQPVEGSTVLTCLIQDKDVTLSAKLGDGSFGVVRRGEWTSPSGRSLPVAVKVLKADALTQPSVIEDFVSEVQAMHTLDHHNLIRLYGVVLSQPMMMVTELAPLGALLDYLRKQCGRISVLTLCNYALQVATGMAYLEAKRFLHRDLACRNVLLSTVDKVKIGDFGLMRALPQQEDCYVMTEHKKVPFPWCAPESLKARQFSHASDVWMFGVTLWEMLTFGEEPWVGLNGSEILRKIDREGERLHEPEATPPVMYQLMLRCWAREPPERPTFAFLRTSLTGMVPTVMKAVNHFEETDKMNIEQGDQIVILDGRPENYWWKGQNQRTFQIGFFPRCLVDPMRRKQPEDISKPLENSFIHTGHGAPFGKSWGSPIYIDDVYLRNPMEPPDVVGVATAPDSHLKKKFFSGTPRSRKQFNYTKFQNDIRASPVKSTNASAANSSQEGSLIDLSPEEMINTSIAQSETACRRVVNILDEPIDDMERQQEQANWHDDDPRTYANFPGNLDPPYSDPFDTSSVFMKLPHSRYYSQVPPDASTRYLKTQIYGSMENQQDAGSSKDIANYFTPESGSDVNHYSLNLSKESRNDSINLNVNVDSEDSNNAYAQNHYSEIDKPSPPMTSWSNWPEDLHNGAQAYVNISSRNVQSSDAPPPPPVAPNENPSKPKSNHDLAQCLNELTIDTRNVSPKKLDPAFLAELEKHLGEKEASKNMNANQENPRTSDSYSSVNKLQENTIPVLRPPPRSAKPNSPQIDHRSTNLSSKVQNSWQSKTTNIQQPRIHCQPDQRVLETATDQMVVQIWQQSQASHQQSTYINENVNRASSDTQMNLNLLQIAPSNLGSRCNVSKTNINHAHNSASSAAGQAGNFQSSVLSTASHGITQIQNDLQQARSSSVSSKPAAVVFSEQVYAELKQTVPNLDQLSQNEFNTLYNKTVQQNILRNYYAANTSTASDSSNLSNSHYPEGTAVGSQQQARTVQTRNFTAQSHPCDFSSHLKQPPVYNPPPPPAWSPMKSVQNCLVQSQCPVIKPNLASNANGSSNLLQLAHTNVSQEGITIPQPTSLRGIPPRMNETIVNTQLAPSTSAYPSGVSPPLTAASQQLVMSLNDEFRANKVTKVQREANDASQQEILTALQATGWDTNQAAKQILKDRQAKIESLVRLGLADRQECEGALKQTEYDVDLAASLLLDQVR; encoded by the exons ATGGCTGAAGATGAGGGGACCGATTGGCTGCAAGAACTGCTGCACGACGTTCAACTTTCCCAGTTTTTCACAAGGATACGGGATGATTTACAAGTCACGAGATTACATCACTTTGATTACGTACAACCGGAAGATTTGGAAAAGATAGGTTTAGGAAAACCAGGTATCAGGCGATTATTAGAtgctgttaaaaaaaaaagaaacacgcaATGGAAGAAAAGCTTGATTACGAAAATTAGACCTGGCGGTAGCACGAAAACCAACAAAAGATCGTCGCAACCAGTCGAAGGTTCTACGGTGCTGACATGCCTTATTCAAGATAAGGATGTAACGCTATCAGCTAAACTGGGGGATGGTAGTTTTGGTGTGGTTAGACGGGGAGAATGGACGTCTCCTTCTGGTAGATCGTTACCAGTTGCCGTCAAAGTACTAAAAGCAGATGCTTTGACGCAACCGAGCGTTATAGAAGATTTTGTGTCCGAAGTTCAAGCGATGCACACGTTGGATCATCATAATCTGATCAG ATTATACGGTGTGGTATTATCGCAACCAATGATGATGGTGACTGAACTCGCACCTCTCGGGGCCTTGTTAGACTACCTACGAAAACAGTGTGGTCGAATTTCAGTATTAACTCTTTGTAACTATGCTCTGCAAGTTGCCACAGGAATGGCATATTTGGAAGCGAAACGTTTCCTGCATCGTGACTTAGCCTGTAGAAACGTTCTTCTGAGCACGGtagataaagtaaaaattggcGATTTTGGCCTAATGAGGGCATTGCCTCAACAGGAAGACTGTTATGTTATGACGGAACACAAGAAGGTGCCGTTTCCCTGGTGCGCACCAGAATCGTTAAAAGCACGTCAATTCAGCCACGCGTCTGATGTTTGGATGTTTGGAGTAACGTTGTGGGAAATGCTTACGTTTGGCGAAGAGCCATGGGTTGGTCTAAACGGGTCCGAAATTCTACGAAAGATCGATAGAGAAGGCGAACGGTTGCATGAACCGGAAGCAACGCCACCAGTCATGTACCAACTAATGTTGCGTTGTTGGGCTCGGGAACCTCCCGAAAGACCGACGTTTGCTTTTCTCCGAACATCCCTTACAGGAATGGTACCGACCGTAATGAAAGCCGTGAATCATTTCGAAGAAACTGACAAAATGAATATCGAACAAGGTGACCAAATAGTTATTTTAGATGGTCGGCCTGAAAATTATTGGTGGAAGGGCCAAAACCAACGAACTTTCCAAATAGGTTTCTTTCCCCGCTGCTTAGTCGATCCCATGAGACGTAAGCAGCCGGAAGACATCAGTAAACCGTTGGAAAATTCCTTTATCCATACCGGTCATGGTGCACCATTTGGAAAAAGTTGGGGCAGCCCTATCTATATAGACGACGTTTATCTGAGAAATCCCATGGAGCCACCCGATGTCGTAGGGGTTGCAACTGCCCCGGACAGCcatctaaaaaagaaatttttcagcGGAACACCACGGTCACGgaagcaatttaattatacgaaatttcAGAATGATATACGAGCTAGCCCGGTAAAATCGACAAATGCATCGGCTGCGAACAGTAGTCAGGAGGGCAGTCTGATAGATTTATCCCCCGAAGAAATGATCAACACGAGTATCGCACAATCGGAGACAGCGTGTCGGCGAGTAGTTAATATTCTCGACGAACCTATCGACGACATGGAACGGCAGCAAGAACAAGCCAACTGGCATGATGATGATCCTAGAACGTACGCCAATTTCCCGGGAAACCTTGATCCTCCGTATTCGGATCCCTTCGACACGTCGTCGGTGTTTATGAAGCTCCCCCATTCGCGGTATTACAGTCAGGTTCCGCCTGACGCGAGTactcgatatttaaaaactcAGATATACGGAAGCATGGAAAATC AACAGGATGCTGGTAGCAGTAAAGACATTGCAAATTACTTTACACCAGAGTCCGGATCGGACGTAAATCACTATTCTCTAAATTTGAGTAAAGAAAGTAGAAACGACAGTATTAATTTGAACGTGAACGTCGACTCGGAGGATAGCAACAACGCGTACGCTCAAAATCATTACAGTGAAATCGACAAACCTAGTCCCCCCATGACAAGTTGGTCCAATTGGCCAGAGGACCTCCATAACGGCGCTCAGGCGTACGTGAATATCTCTAGTCGAAACGTACAGAGTTCTGATGCACCGCCCCCTCCACCTGTGGCTCCTAACGAGAATCCATCCAAGCCAAAATCAAATCACGATCTTGCTCAATGTCTTAACGAATTGACCATCGATACTCGAAACGTCTCTCCAAAGAAGTTGGATCCTGCCTTCTTGGCTGAATTGGAGAAGCACTTAGGTGAAAAAGAAGCGAGCAAGAACATGAACGCCAACCAAGAGAATCCGAGAACTTCCGATTCGTATTCgtctgtaaataaattgcaagaGAATACGATACCAGTGCTGAGACCGCCACCTCGATCCGCTAAGCCAAACTCGCCGCAAATCGATCACAGATCCACCAATTTGTCTAGCAAAGTGCAAAATTCCTGGCAGTCAAAGACTACGAATATACAACAACCGCGTATTCATTGTCAACCTGACCAGCGTGTGTTAGAGACGGCGACCGATCAAATGGTGGTTCAAATTTGGCAGCAATCGCAGGCGTCTCATCAGCAGAGTACTTACATCAACGAAAATGTTAACCGAGCTTCTAGCGATACCCAAATGAATCTGAATCTACTGCAAATCGCACCTAGTAATCTCGGTAGTCGGTGCAACGTGTCTAAAACCAACATTAATCACGCGCATAATTCGGCATCATCCGCGGCTGGTCAAGCCGGTAACTTCCAGAGTTCCGTCCTGTCTACCGCGAGCCACGGGATAACTCAGATACAGAACGATCTCCAACAAGCACGTTCGAGCAGTGTCTCATCTAAACCCGCAGCTGTTGTGTTCTCCGAGCAAGTTTATGCAGAGCTAAAGCAAACGGTGCCTAACTTGGACCAGTTGTCACAGAACGAATTCAACACGCTCTATAATAAGACTGTCCAGCAGAATATCCTCAGAAACTATTATGCCGCGAACACGTCAACTGCCTCTGATTCGAGTAATCTAAGTAATAGTCATTATCCAGAGGGGACTGCTGTCGGATCTCAGCAGCAGGCTCGTACAGTTCAAACGAGAAATTTTACAGCGCAGAGTCACCCTTGTGACTTTAGCTCTCACTTGAAACAACCTCCTGTGTATAACCCCCCTCCTCCTCCAGCTTGGAGTCCGATGAAATCTGTTCAGAACTGTTTGGTGCAGAGTCAGTGTCCCGTAATTAAGCCCAATTTAGCGAGCAACGCCAACGGTTCTTCGAATTTACTCCAGCTCGCGCACACAAATGTATCTCAGGAAGGTATAACGATACCGCAACCCACTTCGTTGCGTGGCATACCGCCTCGGATGAACGAAACAATTGTTAATACTCAATTAGCTCCCTCTACGTCGGCATATCCCTCGGGTGTGAGCCCCCCCTTGACTGCCGCGTCTCAGCAGTTGGTCATGTCCCTTAACGATGAATTTCGTGCAAACAAAGTGACGAAGGTACAGAGGGAGGCGAATGATGCGTCGCAGCAGGAGATATTGACTGCGCTGCAGGCAACTGGTTGGGATACTAATCAAGCTGCGAAACAGATCCTAAAGGATAGACAAGCCAAGATAGAATCCCTTGTAAG atTGGGCTTGGCAGACAGACAAGAGTGCGAGGGTGCTTTGAAGCAGACTGAATACGACGTAGACTTAGCGGCTTCCTTGTTGCTAGATCAGGTCAGATGA
- the LOC128878290 gene encoding uncharacterized protein LOC128878290 — MKMPAAESSIYWDSMGSQRSTSGGSSGDACSSGSASRHYVDPWDLENYAYLRRHSVAGLTQQASRHHRRPAHRLSREARAHSDYWYSSSAREPGYAAPAFVEELYCRPPRPANNSCHYRQPIYEDEVPDYVAPFPVYAPLSELRQSSGNHKRFRHRSKSTSMESYRSEFVDLCVPPGSVDTVDLDIPRQSSRSENRSMGTNAEKEKYTVQIVPPPHLDLNTYGHLKIDYTNSWNSLNRKITK; from the exons ATGAAAATGCCAGCTGCAGAATCCTCGATATATTGGGACTCGATGGGTTCCCAACGCTCGACTTCCGGTGGCAGCTCCGGAGACGCTTGCAGCTCCGGAAGTGCCAGCCGTCACTATGTCGATCCGTGGGACTTGGAGAACTATGCGTACCTACGTCGACATAGCGTCGCTGGGCTTACGCAACAGGCGTCCCGACACCATCGACGACCAGCGCACCGATTGTCGCGAGAAGCACGTGCTCACTCGGATTATTG GTATTCATCCTCGGCGAGAGAACCGGGCTACGCCGCACCCGCTTTCGTGGAAGAATTGTATTGTAGACCACCTAGGCCAGCGAACAATAGTTGCCACTATCGCCAACCGATCTATGAGGACGAGGTACCTGATTACGTCGCCCCGTTTCCGGTCTACGCACCTCTCTCTG AATTAAGACAGAGTTCCGGGAACCATAAACGATTCAGACACAGAAGTAAATCCACATCGATGGAGAGTTACAG GTCCGAATTCGTCGACCTTTGCGTACCGCCGGGCTCGGTGGATACCGTCGATTTag ACATTCCACGACAATCGTCTCGGTCGGAGAATCGTTCGATGGGAACCAatgcagaaaaagaaaaatacacggTACAGATAGTTCCACCGCCACATCTCGACCTGAACACGTACGGACACCTCAAGATCGATTACACCAACAGTTGGAACTCGTTGAACCGCAAGATTACTAAATAA
- the LOC128878291 gene encoding uncharacterized protein LOC128878291, translating to MDKFKMKDDKYTRPEHQEILDEFTRVRDAYVALKTYCDSQEETVKIENERLERMKGNLERLSKVCLLLENRYKLIAEEMQTENATLRKTVQDLKEQCNHLRLIVADRNGDYEQTVRLQDEVEVLKGQLLLQQEKYREDVASLIHRHSDEIQKYKVLLMNAKQNAVSVTFNLLINIDNSIEYDG from the exons ATGGACAAATTCAAGATGAAGGACGACAAGTACACGAGACCCGAGCATCAAGAAATTTTAGACGAATTCACTCGAGTTCGAGAT GCATACGTGGCTTTAAAAACTTACTGCGACTCTCAAGAGGAAACAGTGAAGATAGAAAACGAGCGGTTAGAAAGAATGAAAGGGAATTTGGAAAGACTATCGAAAGTATGTCTGCTTCTCGAGAATCGATACAAGTTAATAGCGGAAGAAATGCAAACAGAGAACGCGACTCTTCGTAAAACGGTCCAAGACTTGAAGGAACAGTGCAACCACTTGCGTCTGATCGTCGCTGACCGTAATGGCGACTACGAACAAa CTGTCAGACTACAGGACGAGGTCGAAGTTCTGAAAGGTCAATTGCTGCTTCAACAAGAGAAATACAGGGAAGATGTTGCCTCGCTGATTCACCGACACTCTGACGAGATTCAGAAATACAAAGTGTTGCTAATGAACGCCAAGCAGAATGCCGTTTCCGTAACCTTTAACCTTCTTATTAACATTGACAATTCCATAGAATACGACGGCTAA